TTATTCGTCAAAAGGCAACTGCTGGTCATGAGATTGAATTTGACTGGGGAGAAGTAAAATTATTCATTGATCAAACATTACGTTCTCTTTCAATGGCGGTATTTACCCTACCATATAGTAATGATAGATTTGCATATTTATATGAATCTGAAACAATGGTGTGCGTACAAGATGCTCATGTAAAATGTATTGACTATTTAGGCTTTGTACCAGAAGTTTTTACGTACGATAATATGCGGACAGTGGTAAAGAACTTTATAGGGACTGAACGTGAGATTACAGATGGTATGAAAAATCTATCGATGCATTATCATTTTAAAATACGACTATGTGAACCGAGAAAAGGAAATCAGAAGGGGCATGTGGAGCGGAGTGTAGAATACATCCGTCGGAAAGCATTTGCCCATCGAGATACGTTTGCAAGTCTAGAAGAAGCTCAGGCTTATCTAACAGAAATCATCATGAAATTAAACTCTCGCAAACATTATAAGAAAAATCAAACGCACCATGAATTAATGTTAGAAGAGCGTACTGCTAGACAAGTAAGCACAGATATTATTCCATTTGATGCTTCTGAGTTGTTTGAATTTAGAGTGGACAAATATAGCACGATTACTTATAGACAAAATCGTTATTCTGTTCCAGAAGGACATGTTGGAGAATGGGTGAAAGTAAAAGCGAGTGCGGAAAAAATTCTTATTTTTAGTGAAAATGCCTGTATTGCGACACATAAGCGAAATTGGCAGATCCATCAATGGATAATGGATATTTATCATTACTTACGGACATTTGAAAAGAAG
Above is a genomic segment from Lysinibacillus sp. PLM2 containing:
- the istA_3 gene encoding IS21 family transposase, producing the protein MISLEKKQKVLLAFHQENKSQRQIAKELGISRNTVRKYIQEDLEKRKQDIRELPITDNYVTPPSYKKRKGNKRALTPTVMKRIRKMLKDNEYKRQNQMHKQQLKMIDIHEKLLDEGFEISYTTVRNFVNSEEKRQKEVFIRQKATAGHEIEFDWGEVKLFIDQTLRSLSMAVFTLPYSNDRFAYLYESETMVCVQDAHVKCIDYLGFVPEVFTYDNMRTVVKNFIGTEREITDGMKNLSMHYHFKIRLCEPRKGNQKGHVERSVEYIRRKAFAHRDTFASLEEAQAYLTEIIMKLNSRKHYKKNQTHHELMLEERTARQVSTDIIPFDASELFEFRVDKYSTITYRQNRYSVPEGHVGEWVKVKASAEKILIFSENACIATHKRNWQIHQWIMDIYHYLRTFEKKKGALAQSECLSQAPTKIKKLYKDYYIGNERDFLELLIYLKEHNNLEKVLAAIEQLKKNPMVQITTEKIIFIASQGEYIHKTVHSKNEVTTQSLENLSAITALFETKKTGVLH